The DNA region ATTCCAAAATTTCCTGTATCCACTAACAAAATCCAAAACTTCAGATGCAGGTTTCATTCCATTCACCCAAGGATTGTCACCGTTTTTGTCAATAACTGGCGTATTTTCTTCTGATTCTATTCCTTCATCTTCATCTGAATCATTTCCTTTTTTGAGTTTTTGTGTCAGGTCTCTGCTAATTGACAACTGTTGAGCCAAAACTTTTCTACTCTGaaacaattatgtttaattcaatcatatttattattttgttctgtCAATTTAACACTAATCCACTATAATTCAGATTTCTGCTGACTACATAAacctaatattatattacaagtttttgaaaatttatatgtacttACTTCTTTATCATATTTCGCTCTGATTTGTTTGTTCTTAGCCCATTGGCCAGTGCCTTTGTGCCTTAAACTAAACCTTTCTTCAGCTCTAGCTCTTTCAATATCCTCTAATTTTTTCAAAGCTTCCTCAGGATTAGTTTTCTGCAGTTGTTCAAACTCCTTCAGTTGTTCCTTAATCCTCTCTCTTCTTTGTATCCTATGAAACTTCTTACTCTTGATCTTATTTTGCCTTCTGGCCTTGGCTTCCTTGTAGCTTTGATGAGCTCTCAATTTTGCTGCCTCTTTTCTAGTCTCCATCAATTCTTCCATGGTCAAAGGAAATTCTTCTTCCTTAGTTTTAATATGGAACTCCTCAACTTTCTCTAAAGCctcattttttttctgtaattcAGATTTAACTCTCCATTTATCTGGGACAATTGaatctttttcaattttcaaactgTCAGTTTCTAACAATGGAAAAGAAAGGTGTGGAGCTGCTCGATTGGACATAACATACCCCTCCCATCTGTCAAATTCCAACCTGTTCTTTTCGTATGCTACAGATCTACGAATTTTTTCAGCCAATGGTTTCTCTAAAGGTTTTGGCAATGTGCTATTCTTTTTACTCGCTTTCGCAACTTTCTTGTCGATTACCTCATGTTTCTTACGATCTTTCAGCACCTTTGTTAGTTCGCTCAAATTTATCGCACCTTTATTGCCCGTTACAGATTTCACCAGGTCGAATTCCGAAATGTGTAGTGTCGGTTCTGTTCTCGTTGGCTTTTTCAAATTCTGCACCTTGTTCAAATTAAGCACATCTTCAATGATTTTCTGGTGCTTCCGTTCATCAATTTCTTCATCGGAATATTCGAAACTATCACTGTCAGAggccattttaattaaacgtgaAAACAGCCAGACACATAAACAAAGCACATGTGAAAGCTAGGTTAGATGTACGCACACAACCGAACCACGGCTAATTTCATGTTCTTTAATTGGATGATTTGAACTACACGCCACTATCGATAGATACAAACTACCAGAGTAGGTAGTAgatcatattaattttcaaaaccgTTGGATAGTTTCCCGcctttaatctattttttgcTTTCCTTACCCTATACCTTAAGTATATAGTCTTTGTCCTTACCTTAGCATAGGGTTATCATGGGTGTTCTGTAGGTTACCATCTAGTCGGTGGTTCCATTAACAAAAGCAGATGCCGAACAACTTCTAACATATGACgattttttacagttattaacaaattcgTCGTCAAATTTGTTGATTCAATTCAAGTGTCGCGTCTAGCATTTGCAAAATTCCACTTGTCATAGAGTCAGGAAAAATGGAACACTGTCTCTGTgacaagattaaatttaatttctctgGATCAGATGGTAGAACATTAATGAGATGGCCAGTGGGGCAaagatacaattttaaatactaaattcccaCGGTTAAACATGGTGGCGGAAGCATTATGATTTGAGGATGCTTTTCTTGATCCAAAGTGGGATCCTTAATTCAATTGGAGGGTACAATATAGGAACACAGTGGAAAACACCATGTTTCCATTTGTCGAGGAAGAGATGTTACTTCGATCAAGACTACAATCCCAAACAcacgtctaaaattattagagtggtttctaatgaaaaaatttaacagttcTTGAATGGCCGCCTCTGCCCTATTGAGCACCTTTGAGAAGCATTAGTCAGTCGCCACAacataatgaaatattgttatataaagttattgttattttttatgaatattaataaaatattccaaacttttttccagaacaaattgattttttatttaaacaataaaaagctGTGAATATAATGATCATTCTGATTAATGGAACAATCTTTCAGCAAATTACTTTTGTTTAGATTTGGtacaaattaagaaaaacattaagaaacgtttgtaacaaataaccatatttttttccgccactgtatatatatatatatatatatatatatatatatatatgttcaTATTTGAGTACATATTTCTGAGCATTCATTTCAATCCATCggaaataatattagaaaatattttagtataaaaagaTAACAAACTAagtattacttaatattaaaaaaaggaaggcttcaaaattgcaattttcactcttcaattttgttatgcattaatttttaaataacatattagtAGGGTAAAGTAGgagtaaaactaaatttttcataGTATATATAGAGTCAGTACAATCCACAGATCAAAATCATAACGGATATGCAACCCACATTACAATTTAAGTGAACAAAAATATaggtgaaaaatgttttaaaaaataaattgcagcGCAAATCGTAACAGACATCTAATTTTTTCggaaacttttaatttctatCCTAAACGGGGAATCTGACATTTCTGCTGAATCtatgtgaaaataaaatacatacatcaAAGTAATCCATGAAAAAGTTTACTTGGATACGGTAACAAGAGTTTGTTAGTCAGTATCCAAGTTAGTTTTTGAACATGAGCAACTTACGTCTGCAAAAAAGACTTGCCGCATCGATCAAGAAATGCGGTAAGCGCAAAATATGGATGGATCCAAACGAATCGATGGATATAGCCAACGCGAATTCCAGACAATCGATTCGCCGTCTGCTAAAGGACGGTATTATTCTAAAGAAGCCGACGAGCATGCATTCGAAGTACAGGACCCGCAGTTATCAGGACGCCAGACTGAAGGGCCGCCACACCGGTTTGGGTAGGCGAAAGGGTACCGAAAACGCacgtaacaaaaacaaaaatctttGGAAGCATCGCATCAGAGTTTTGCGCCGCCTGCTCAAGAAATACAGGGACCTGAAGAAAATCGACAAACATTTGTACCATAAGCTGTATTTAAAAGTCAAGGGTAATTGTTTCAAGAACCGACGCGTTTTGATGGAGTACATCATCAAGAGGAAGGCGGAGATTGCCAGAGCGAGAATGTTGCAGGACGAGGCGGATGCTCATAGGGCCCGGTACCGCGCAGCTAAGAAGCGTAGACTGGAGAGAATCGCTGCGAAGAAAGCTGAACTTCTTCAGTCTGGAATTTAATTgccaatttaatttcataattttgtgaaCAGCGGTGTGCTGgttaaaactaatttgtattattctgcattttttgtaacacgaatgaaaatttgtactaatttaataaaattacttgtgTTGTAACAActcttttattgaataaagttaataattgattcttaaaatattttaagaaattacttcaatgtttcaaaataattatggagtaaacataatcataattaaaatatacaaaaatatttattttatccccAATcgtaaaagaataatttaaatatatacatatatgtatatatctatacatataaataaaattggagtgtctgtttgtatatatataatctTGAATTGTATTgacatatgaaaaatattgacatgaacttgtaattttttgacatatttttatcttagtAATTTTGCTTTATAGTCTCACcatgaatatgaatatgaatattaagtGTATGAATTCCTTCCAAAGAAAACTAATGCGTTAATTTTAATCCATAAGTGTCCAACTGCCAAAGAAgctcgaaaaaaaaaataaaagtggttATCACCATGTCAACTGTTGTTAAATAGATTCTTTTGTTAttcctaataaaaaatgaattcacatacaaataatattttcatcacaatacctttgtttgtttattcataTGTTTAGTGAATGCAGTTGCTCCGAACGACAGGTATATTTACAAGCCAACGCATAAACTTTAATTCAAGTTGAACTTTCAGATTAGAAGTTTGGCTCTCAATTCCGAAAATGAACAACAAAAGTGTCCCGATTTCAATGAAAAAGCTCTATATAGGTAATTTGCCATCAGATGTGGACGACGTGCAGATTAAACAGCTATTCGTCGAACAAAGTTTGTCTTGTACCAACGTTATGGTGAAACGCGGAGGCTACGCTTTTGTGGATTGTCCCGATCAGTCGGCAGCAGATAGGGCCATTGACAAATTGAACGGATTTTATCTGAATGGATCAATCTTGGCAGTGGAGCCCTCAGTTGCATCAAGTAAGAAAAGGGCCAACTCCCAGTTCAACGAAGCAACTAATCCGCACTTCACAAAGAGAGGTTCGcgctaattattatattagttgTATGATTGTATAATGTAAACAATATATCATTTGTTGTAACtagttgttttttgtttaatctataattttggTATGGAAACAATGAGACaatttttagagttttaaacatttattttaaataaatgaagataaataaaaattacaatagtaCGTTCACAAAACAATATGTGGTGTGGTGCAAAGCCACAAACTACGGACTACAAGTCTGCATATTATTCAACGAAACAAGACCACCCACTGTTAATATTTGTGTGTGTTTCTGTTAAATCCTAACCAGCAATCTAATCCTTGGTTTGGATGTACTTGATCAAGTCGACGACTCTGTGGGAGTAGCCGTACTCGTTGTCGTACCACGAGATGAGCTTGACGAATTGGTTGTTCAAAGAGATACCGGCAGCGGCATCGAATACTGATGAGTGAGTGTCGCTCTGGAAATCGGTGGAGACGACCTGGTCTTCAGTGTAGCCCAAGATTCCCTTCAATGGACCTTCGGCGGCCTCCTTAACCTTCTGCTTGATCTCGTCGTAGGTAGCGGGCTTGCCGAGACGGCAAGTCAAATCGACGACGGACACATCAGGGGTTGGGACACGGAAAGCCATACCGGTAAGTTTGCCGTTCAAGGCTGGGATAACCTTGCCGACGGCTTTGGCAGCTCCGGTGGAAGCGGGAATGATGTTCTGGGCGGCGCCACGGCCATCACGCCATAACTTGCCAGAGGGACCGTCGACAGTTTTCTGGGTGGCGGTGGTAGCGTGTACGGTGGTCATCAAACCTTCCACGATCTCGAAGTTGTCGTGGATTACTTTGGCCAATGGGGCCAAGCAGTTGGTGGTGCAGGAGGCGTTGGAGATtacctaaaatttaaagaaatatttttattaaagattttattttaaaatagatttaaatgcATTAGGCAGTTACATAATCtcctattttaagaaattgccAGAGCCAAAATCTAAAGATAAACCAGGTTGCTGTTTACAAAAATTCGTTATATCAATTACTTCACATAGATATGTGTAACAGGTCTTACAACAACAGCGTCGTTGAACCCAATTTTAATACCAGGATGTTGATAATTCCAAAACAACAAACAGGTCGCTTGACCTCAGATAATACCATTAGTAATTTGGTTCAATGTGCAATTGACGACATAATTCCGTATGTAACAAAAATACTATATTGAATTTGTGTTTACCTTGTCAGATGGGTTGTATTTGTCCAAGTTGACACCGCAGACGTACATTGGGGCATCGGCAGATGGTGCAGAGATGATGACTTTCTTAGCACCACCCTTCAAGTGGGCGGAGGCCTTCTCGATGGTGGTGAACACACCGGTGGATTCAACGATGTATTCGGCACCGGCTTTGCCCCATGGAATGTTGGCTGGGTCTCTCTCTTGGAAGACCTGGATAGCCTTGCCGTTGACGATGAGGCTGGTACCGTCGGTGGTGACTTCGCCCTTGAAACGTCCGTGGGTGGAGTCGTATTTGAAGAGGTAGACCATGTAGTCGACGGAGATGAAGGGGTCGTTGACGGCGACCACTTCAGCACCTTTGTCGACGGCGGCGCGGAGCACCAGACGACCAATACGGCCGAATCCGTTGATACCGATTTTAGACATGTTTGTTTctgtaattcataaaaaatattatttaaaattgcagtatagtatatctataaaatatgtttttttgctttgaatattgaaatttaaaaatttatataccataaataattttacctaCTCGAATTAGACATCATAATAAGaaactttcatttatatttaatgtctgTGGGTTTTAAATGACACTTCGacatattacttaaatttaagcgAACCCCAAAAACAAATAACCATTAATTGACTAGTAACTATAAGTGGAAATGGATGATACATTGACAAATTGTAACTTGCTCCGCGCATCTGCGGCATGTCTGTGCTCGACTTTCAATACAGACCTTTTTGCCTATTAATATCACTTAGACTCAcactaacatatttatttaatgtggttaattgtcaataattaatgttactataaaagtgaattatcattttgaagtgtattcaaatttttagtgGAATAACGGATTTCTTATTCAatgcatttcaaattttatttacactaaTACAGTCTTCACATTGACTATGGGTAAAGTCATTGTGTGTCAAATGGaaacttgaaaacttataaataaatatactatcacaaaattaagaaataaaattaaatctaattataatataatttgttgcaactatattgtttattgaaacTGTCTTGTAATTGTCTATTGTAAACTTAGAACTTGATGAACATTCAGTAGAATGTCATACTGCAAGAAGGTCAAATTAAGGTCGAACGACATCGAAGATGTGGAACAACACCCCATAACAAACCTAAAAATTATCCctaaatttatgtacaaaattattcgAGATCTTTATTTGcaactgtatttttatatagatttttattttagatgtaAAACAACATCagaaatatagattttttctaACATgatctatgaaatttataaaaaaacaattatatggcatttttatgtgtattaataagaaaaaataatcttaaaatctGACTGGattgtctaaattttatagtaaaattgttatatgagAGGATATGTTTTTAaccattctaatattatttctggaaaaaaattaaatataggaACTAGAAGTggtaaaaactattattagaacctttatatttctttagaatTGTTTAATTGGGGCTCACTCAATGCGGGAGATAATACTAGAGCGAAGGTTAAACTAAGGTCAAATGATTAACCGGCATTTTAAGCCGGAATTCACGTTAAGAACAAATAATtgctattaaacaaaatttacttcTTCCGAATATGTGAGAATGAACAACCGATTGATAAAAACTATCGCGAATAATCGCGAATAGGGTCCTGCTATGTGGCAGCAGGAACAAAATGCCTTGTTGCTATGCGAGTCTCGCATAATGCCGGCGATTCGCtctggaaaaattaaatcgcCGACTTTTCACAATAAACAATCGACAAAAAGAAACGCCGGAAGGAAAATTCCTGGCAAAGAAATCGGAAATATAGGATACTTACAGTTAGAGAGTTGACGGCACACCTGAACTTATCACACACTAGGCGGAAAGTGTCGTTTGAAGGGCACCACGACGTATAAAAAGCTAACGAAAGGGTCATGTGACCGAGCGGCGCGCTCATCCTCCGGGCCTGCGCGACGCGTGATTCTTGTGGCAAACTCCCACGGAGGTACATTTGAATGTCAAAAAGTCACAGGATCAATAGATGGTACGTTCGATTTCCGGATCCCGAGGACTCTCTTAAGAAGGTCGATTCTTTTGGCAGGTTTTCGAGGTATTAGAATTCACACTGGACGTCCGGAAGATTCTGGATTATGATCGTTTATTGGTGCGTGATTCAACGCACGCCTTTTAAAATTGCATCAAATGTTGTAACATTAATGCGAACGatgaataacattaatttttttcgtagCTACGGGCCATTCGTCTAGATAAAGGTATATTTCTCTTTTTCAGTTTATATTTTGCTTAAACTAGCTtccagaaattaaataaaaatatagaaatttggtaataaattttgttttactttagcATTTTTATCATTCATTCTTATTCCTAGTACAgcttgaacatttttaatggaataaaCTACggattataaatatgaaacatgGAATTTATTGAACTGGAATTATTTgttgatgtaaaaatataccacaataattgaagtaaaatcataaatagaaaaaatacaactattttgttattttgcctaatgattataaaataattatgaatttcatGTTTAGTTcgttttccatatttttaatgtaaagatttgttccattaaaaatatataattaaaggaCCATCAAGTCAAAGggtttaagaatatttttggtaGCTTTGAGATAAATGACATTAaggttatttttcaatttccagAATTAAAactgtgttaatttaatataaattcgaTAATCTGCAacataagtataaaaatatgcctCCGTAGATAGGAAATTTTTGTCATTACAGTTTTTCCCCTAGTTATGAACATAGAGCGATTAGAAATACGTAGTGTTTGTACATTATGAATGCAATTTGTTTTGTGGTCTAGTTTGACTTAAAATTTCTCCCGACAAGTATCGTTTATAAAGGTAAgcttcataattaatttatttatttgtcatattaaaatacattccatatatcataaaaatttaattaacctattaaatattacaaatatgttaTTCAATATCTTCGGTttcttttattagttttattcttTCCAGTAATATTTTTGCcagatcaatattttttcgacCATTGTCTTTATCTAAAatcacaaatatattattaattaataattaaaagctcAAAATAGAAGTGGATCAAGCTATTTATTATGGAAATTCCtcgtaactttttttatttataactagcCTTTAatgaacttaaaaattttttttaaaaaatgtgaaaaaataatttaaattgaattgaatttatttcttctcatcaactatgaaataaataattaatattttcatatgttTTTGACACATTCTATGATTTATCAATCAATAGAAATAAACCCATTAGAAGAAAGTGATTTTTAAAGAGCCGAGGCCACAGGGAgagtattatgaaattttttgaacaataatCCACAACAACATAATATTGTTGGAAACTTGAGCAAAGAGCGGCAATATTAACTTGATCAACATCTGCTTCGGAGTTCTTGTAAATTGCCGCACTAACCagcataataaataagttcgaCATCTCTGATCTCATTTTCTATCAGGATTTCCGATAGTTTGATGTAAAATTCTTCTGCAATATCACCCTTAAAACAGTCGAAATTtgctaaaaataagtaattattgtacttaaactataaataactCATTCTTACTTTGATATTTGCCACATATTTGAGTTGCTTCTTTGTACGTCTTTATTGGTGTCGCATATTCAGCAACtacataattgtatttttcgttttgttttattttgtaaacggGATTTCGGTAAACTCTGTTCTTTACTGCAGCACGAGTCAGTTCTAAATCATCTAatgactaaaatttttaacaagacTATTAAAATGATAGTGATATcatgcattttttaaaaattaccttgGCACATTCTATGTTGTTACTACTCAATTCCAAACTATCAGCACAATCGAGTGATTtgggtattaaaataaacattttcttcAATACGAAACTGATATTTTCTCGTCCTTCATATTTCtccataaaaacttttaaattattttgggccaaaattattttcaaatatccaTGGTAATAGATATGTGCCATTATAATTGCGAatgattccttaaatttaaacagttaattattcttatcgaactgtttataatttaatattttataaaacataatataaatatatttttcttaatttattatttgttgtataaattcttattattaatttttgacataacTTAAGTACAACGCTGACAATGACTCATAAAATGTCTATGCGATGTTAAAGTACGCATGATTAAATATGACAGCCATTATTCTATTCTTAGTAACAAACTTACgccttgatttttaacatcgGCAATTTTTCGTTCTTGTAACAactgtattgtttttaaatcctCGACTCTTTCCTTTAGAAGTTCGATTTCTCTTTTCAAGTGCTCGTTCTCTTTGTTAAGACTATCAAAATCAACGCAATTCCCAACCGATTTCAGAGCTTCTATACATTCCCGACATCTCCAATTCTTCTTTTCGATGTAGATTAATTTGGGAATAGAATCCAAACATTTGAAATGCACATGATTCTTGCAAATCGACGATTTGCATTTTACATAAGGTCTGCTGATGtctttgaaacaaattttgcACTTTTGTTTATCGCACATATTTCACaacatataaacatttattaacctAAAAAACCGATGTGCGAGTTATCTTCTTAGCATAACATATTAAAGATGAAGTgtgtatgttaaattaaaatacacaaattttatttatttattccatataattatatattataataatattatatttagaaaaagctttacaattttacataacttactaatattaagttaaattaaaacacatatataaataaatatgttcaatgcatttacattaaaactaaattaaaaggcactttgaaattttttgtataaaaattgaacttattaaattatatttatttgaatttcttgctgccctgtaattgtttaattctCGTCATCAGAA from Aethina tumida isolate Nest 87 chromosome 1, icAetTumi1.1, whole genome shotgun sequence includes:
- the LOC109609289 gene encoding insulin-like growth factor 2 mRNA-binding protein 3-A is translated as MNNKSVPISMKKLYIGNLPSDVDDVQIKQLFVEQSLSCTNVMVKRGGYAFVDCPDQSAADRAIDKLNGFYLNGSILAVEPSVASSKKRANSQFNEATNPHFTKRGSR
- the LOC109609260 gene encoding 60S ribosomal protein L19 translates to MSNLRLQKRLAASIKKCGKRKIWMDPNESMDIANANSRQSIRRLLKDGIILKKPTSMHSKYRTRSYQDARLKGRHTGLGRRKGTENARNKNKNLWKHRIRVLRRLLKKYRDLKKIDKHLYHKLYLKVKGNCFKNRRVLMEYIIKRKAEIARARMLQDEADAHRARYRAAKKRRLERIAAKKAELLQSGI
- the LOC109609303 gene encoding glyceraldehyde-3-phosphate dehydrogenase 2, yielding MSKIGINGFGRIGRLVLRAAVDKGAEVVAVNDPFISVDYMVYLFKYDSTHGRFKGEVTTDGTSLIVNGKAIQVFQERDPANIPWGKAGAEYIVESTGVFTTIEKASAHLKGGAKKVIISAPSADAPMYVCGVNLDKYNPSDKVISNASCTTNCLAPLAKVIHDNFEIVEGLMTTVHATTATQKTVDGPSGKLWRDGRGAAQNIIPASTGAAKAVGKVIPALNGKLTGMAFRVPTPDVSVVDLTCRLGKPATYDEIKQKVKEAAEGPLKGILGYTEDQVVSTDFQSDTHSSVFDAAAGISLNNQFVKLISWYDNEYGYSHRVVDLIKYIQTKD
- the LOC109609287 gene encoding stimulator of interferon genes protein homolog, with amino-acid sequence MCDKQKCKICFKDISRPYVKCKSSICKNHVHFKCLDSIPKLIYIEKKNWRCRECIEALKSVGNCVDFDSLNKENEHLKREIELLKERVEDLKTIQLLQERKIADVKNQGESFAIIMAHIYYHGYLKIILAQNNLKVFMEKYEGRENISFVLKKMFILIPKSLDCADSLELSSNNIECAKSLDDLELTRAAVKNRVYRNPVYKIKQNEKYNYVVAEYATPIKTYKEATQICGKYQTNFDCFKGDIAEEFYIKLSEILIENEIRDVELIYYADKDNGRKNIDLAKILLERIKLIKETEDIE